A genome region from Leptospira langatensis includes the following:
- a CDS encoding DUF885 domain-containing protein, with protein MVRKAVRIIILFLILAIVLTGTLVWHTINFRPLTLGLYYEKVFWEDVLDDPETLTSLRILEPWGIRSHNHKWSDSSPEREMELADKAKRNLEILRTYDPSNLSGEDRTYYKALEWNLELEANRERFIYNYYPVNQLFGVQNNIPSFLATSHLVEDEEDLNAYLDRLKGISEKMDQVLRGLELRESNGVIPPDFILKKVIHEIQTFRVKDVEANILYSSLKNKLEKTNEISADEKTSSLAETKKILSDSIYPSYLKLQTFLERQLKFADNKAGAWKLPNGDQFYAHTLKNHTTTNLTPAEVHQIGLSEVSRIQTEMRTILESVGMKGKNIQTAMKELREKPEFQFPNEPSSKEKVLETYKSILEDAIQRSKPLFPKWPKAKVKVERIPEFKEAGAAGAYYEEPSLDGKRPGVFYANLRNIKEIPKFGMNTLTYHEAIPGHHLQIAWSQELTSAPRKLRNTYFTAFVEGWALYAEHLAKDYDFFSDPYIDLGRLQGELFRAVRLVVDTGIHYKRWSREEAIRYMSDNTGMGPMEVTSEIERYIVYPGQACAYKIGMMSFLKMREEWKNTKGTSFDIKEYHGFVLGKGSLPLEILELTSKEELGIAPKN; from the coding sequence ATGGTTCGAAAGGCCGTACGGATAATCATTCTGTTTCTGATCCTGGCGATCGTGCTAACCGGAACTTTGGTTTGGCATACGATCAATTTCCGACCTCTTACATTAGGTTTATATTATGAAAAGGTCTTTTGGGAAGATGTGTTGGATGATCCGGAGACTTTGACCTCTCTTAGGATCTTGGAGCCTTGGGGGATCCGTTCTCATAACCATAAATGGTCCGATTCGTCTCCGGAGAGGGAGATGGAATTAGCGGATAAGGCGAAACGAAATCTAGAGATCTTGCGGACGTATGATCCTTCTAATCTGTCTGGAGAAGATCGCACTTATTACAAGGCCCTTGAGTGGAACTTGGAACTAGAAGCGAATCGCGAACGCTTTATTTATAATTATTATCCAGTGAACCAGTTATTCGGTGTTCAGAATAATATCCCTTCTTTCTTAGCGACGTCCCATCTGGTGGAAGACGAAGAGGACCTGAACGCGTACTTGGATCGGCTCAAAGGAATTTCCGAGAAGATGGACCAGGTGCTCCGAGGACTGGAACTGCGGGAATCGAACGGGGTCATTCCTCCGGACTTTATCTTGAAGAAAGTGATCCATGAGATCCAAACCTTTCGAGTAAAAGATGTGGAAGCGAATATCCTTTATTCTAGTCTCAAGAATAAATTAGAAAAAACGAATGAGATCTCCGCAGATGAAAAAACTTCCTCATTGGCCGAGACAAAGAAGATTCTATCGGATTCCATTTATCCTTCTTATTTGAAACTTCAGACTTTTTTAGAAAGACAGTTGAAGTTCGCAGATAATAAGGCTGGCGCATGGAAACTTCCGAATGGAGACCAATTCTACGCGCATACGTTAAAGAATCATACTACTACAAACTTAACTCCGGCAGAAGTGCACCAGATCGGTCTTTCCGAAGTGAGTCGCATCCAAACAGAAATGAGAACGATCTTGGAATCGGTAGGGATGAAAGGAAAGAACATCCAAACTGCCATGAAAGAACTGAGAGAAAAACCGGAGTTCCAATTCCCTAATGAACCAAGTAGTAAAGAAAAGGTTCTAGAAACATACAAATCCATTCTAGAGGATGCTATCCAAAGATCCAAGCCTCTATTCCCGAAATGGCCAAAAGCTAAGGTGAAGGTGGAAAGGATCCCGGAATTCAAGGAAGCCGGTGCCGCCGGAGCGTACTATGAAGAGCCAAGCTTGGATGGGAAAAGGCCCGGCGTATTCTACGCAAATCTGAGAAACATAAAAGAGATCCCTAAATTCGGGATGAACACGTTAACCTACCATGAAGCGATTCCAGGCCACCACTTGCAAATTGCTTGGTCTCAGGAATTGACCTCCGCTCCTCGTAAATTGAGGAATACATATTTTACCGCTTTCGTAGAAGGTTGGGCATTGTATGCGGAGCATCTCGCAAAGGATTATGATTTCTTCTCCGATCCTTATATCGACCTGGGAAGATTGCAGGGCGAATTGTTTCGCGCGGTTCGCCTAGTAGTGGATACCGGCATCCATTATAAGCGCTGGAGTAGAGAAGAAGCGATCCGTTACATGTCCGACAATACAGGTATGGGTCCTATGGAAGTTACTTCCGAAATAGAAAGATACATCGTATATCCAGGACAAGCCTGCGCGTATAAGATCGGAATGATGTCCTTCTTGAAAATGAGAGAAGAATGGAAAAATACCAAGGGAACTTCTTTCGATATCAAGGAATATCATGGCTTTGTCTTAGGAAAAGGCTCTCTT